A portion of the Lolium rigidum isolate FL_2022 chromosome 1, APGP_CSIRO_Lrig_0.1, whole genome shotgun sequence genome contains these proteins:
- the LOC124690860 gene encoding heterogeneous nuclear ribonucleoprotein Q-like, translated as MSDRQPSEEPEEQVDLEGDDDVMDDEEGYRRRRHHGGEDSDEPEEEPQEVDADGDGQEDDAGMAVAAEEPAAGSGDDMDKAEADGPEDEEEKSKWEELLALPPQGSEVFLGGLPRDTTEEDLRDLCEPLGEIYEVRLMKDKETKENKGVAFVTFTAKDVAQRAIEELHDKDHKGRTLRCSLSQAKHRLFVGNVPKGLSEAELTSIIKGKGPGVVNIEMFKDLHDPSRNRGFLFVEYYNHACADYSRQKLSSPDFKVDGSQLTVSWAEPKGSTSSSSSDSSSAAQVKTIYVKNLPENVSKEKVKDLFEEFGEVTKVVLPPAKAGHKRDFGFVHFAERSSALKAAKGSDKFEIDGQVLEVSMAKPLGDKKPDHSYKAGGAPNYPLPPYGGYMGDPYGAYGGGPGFNQPMIYGRGPAPAGMRMVPMVLPDGRLGYVLQQPGGMPPPPPPRRGDRRDDRRDGGGRGGEGSRRYRPY; from the exons ATGTCGGATCGGCAGCCGTCGGAGGAGCCGGAGGAGCAGGTGGACCTGGAGGGGGACGACGACGTCATGGACGACGAGGAAggctaccgccgccgccgccaccacggcgGCGAGGACTCCGACGAGCCGGAGGAGGAGCCGCAAGAGGTGGATGCCGATGGGGATGGCCAGGAGGATGACGCCGGGATGGCGGTTGCGGCTGAGGAACCTGCCGCCGGAAGCGGTGACGATATGGACAAGGCTGAGGCTGATGGgcctgaggacgaggaggagaagagcaAGTGGGAGGAGCTGCTCGCGCTGCCCCCGCAGGGctccgaggtgttcctcggcggcCTCCCTCGCGACACAACCGAGGAAGACCTCCGCGACCTATGCGAGCCATTGGGCGAAATCTATGAG GTGAGGCTGATGAAAGACAAGGAGACAAAGGAGAACAAAGGAGTTGCCTTTGTCACCTTCACTGCCAAGGATGTGGCGCAGCGTGCTATCGAGGAACTGCACGACAAGGACCACAAG GGGAGAACACTGCGATGCTCCTTGTCTCAGGCAAAGCACAGGTTATTCGTGGGCAATGTACCCAAAGGGTTGAGTGAGGCGGAGCTCACGAGCATTATCAAAGGCAAGGGGCCAGGGGTAGTCAACATTGAGATGTTCAAG GATTTGCATGACCCAAGCCGGAACCGTGGGTTCCTCTTTGTTGAGTACTATAACCATGCTTGCGCAGACTATTCCAGGCAGAAATTGTCATCACCAGACTTTAAGGTTGATGGAAGTCAGTTGACTGTTAGCTGGGCTGAACCCAAGggatcaacatcatcatcatcatcggattcTTCTTCTGCTGCTCAG GTGAAGACTATATATGTGAAGAACCTACCAGAGAATGTTTCAAAAGAGAAGGTAAAGGATCTCTTTGAAGAATTTGGAGAGGTCACAAAAGTTGTTTTACCGCCTGCTAAGGCTGGACATAAGAGGGATTTTGGGTTTGTTCACTTTGCTGAAAGATCAAGTGCACTGAAGGCAGCTAAAGGAAGTGACAAATTTGAAATTGATG GGCAAGTGCTCGAAGTTTCCATGGCCAAACCATTGGGTGATAAGAAACCTGACCATTCGTACAAGGCTGGAGGAGCTCCTAACTATCCTCTTCCTCCTTATGGTGGCTACATGGGAGATCCATATGGTGCCTATGGTGGTGGTCCTGGATTCAACCAG CCTATGATCTATGGTAGAGGGCCAGCGCCAGCCGGGATGAGGATGGTACCAATGGTGCTCCCTGATGGCCGCCTTGGCTATGTCTT GCAACAACCAGGTGGAAtgcctcctccaccccctcctcgaCGTGGGGACCGACGTGATGACCGACGTGATGGCGGTGGCCGAGGCGGTGAAGGAAGCCGGCGCTATCGCCCCTACTAG
- the LOC124683250 gene encoding 60S ribosomal protein L2, mitochondrial-like: protein MKVAKTLVKALTGKTVTAGRNSSGRITSFHRGGGHKRSLREIDFKRDTSSVGIVERIEYDPNRSSKIALVRWIEGVGQKDASYKADRAPVNYILASHQMEVGSMVVNSDCSKPSTTGSLRPAQNADSFLRFQELFRQAHADAEGTDKAEAAITAAPLPPADLLDLNSKVGNCMPLADIRMGTWVHSIECRPGQGAQLVRAAGTYAKVVKESASQCLVRLPSGAEKLIDSRCRATIGIVSNPSHGAQELRKAGHSRWLGWRPVVRGVAMNPVDHPHGGGEGRTKGGRPSVSPWGKPTKAGYKTARKQKA from the coding sequence ATGAAGGTTGCCAAGACCTTGGTCAAGGCTTTGACCGGCAAGACCGTCACCGCAGGGAGGAACTCTTCTGGCCGAATCACTTCGTTTCACCGAGGTGGTGGACACAAGAGATCGCTTAGAGAAATTGACTTCAAGAGAGACACTTCGTCTGTTGGTATTGTGGAAAGGATTGAGTATGACCCTAACCGCTCTTCTAAGATTGCTCTTGTCCGATGGATCGAAGGGGTAGGGCAGAAGGATGCATCATATAAGGCTGATCGTGCACCTGTCAATTATATACTAGCCAGTCATCAAATGGAAGTGGGCAGCATGGTGGTAAACAGCGATTGCTCCAAACCTTCTACAACCGGCTCCCTGCGACCTGCCCAGAATGCTGATTCTTTCTTGCGGTTCCAAGAGCTCTTTCGCCAAGCCCATGCAGATGCAGAGGGGACTGATAAAGCAGAGGCTGCGATTACTGCTGCACCACTCCCACCTGCCGACCTATTGGATCTCAATTCCAAGGTAGGGAACTGCATGCCGTTAGCTGATATTCGTATGGGAACGTGGGTACACAGCATCGAGTGTCGGCCTGGCCAAGGGGCACAGCTGGTTCGAGCTGCTGGAACTTACGCTAAGGTGGTCAAGGAGTCAGCCTCCCAGTGTCTTGTACGGCTGCCATCAGGTGCTGAGAAACTTATAGATTCCCGATGCCGAGCTACCATTGGTATAGTTTCCAACCCCTCCCATGGTGCGCAAGAGCTTAGGAAAGCAGGGCACAGCAGGTGGTTAGGCTGGCGTCCGGTTGTTCGTGGTGTTGCAATGAATCCAGTGGATCATCCTCATGGTGGAGGTGAGGGTCGCACGAAAGGTGGTAGGCCATCGGTTTCACCTTGGGGGAAGCCCACCAAAGCAGGCTATAAGACAGCGAGGAAACAAAAAGCTTAG